A single Mesomycoplasma ovipneumoniae DNA region contains:
- the ruvX gene encoding Holliday junction resolvase RuvX, translating to MSIRPRVLALDLGVKSCGFAISDSDWKISLPLEQYNFNRYDFARVIARIGFWLDQYSVSTLVLGYPLTLSGKISPRTIMVEEFAQLIKKHYQIQLFFQDERLSSKEANSILIDSGLSFKKRQKIIDKLAAQIILERFLQTQNGYEN from the coding sequence ATGAGCATTAGACCCAGAGTTTTAGCGCTTGATTTAGGGGTTAAGTCTTGCGGCTTTGCAATTTCTGATTCAGATTGGAAAATTTCTTTGCCCCTTGAGCAATATAATTTTAATAGGTATGATTTTGCAAGAGTTATTGCGCGAATTGGTTTTTGATTGGATCAATATTCCGTTTCTACTCTTGTTTTAGGTTATCCTTTGACTTTATCAGGTAAAATTTCGCCAAGAACAATTATGGTTGAAGAATTTGCCCAATTAATAAAAAAACACTATCAAATACAACTTTTTTTCCAAGATGAGCGACTTTCTTCCAAGGAAGCAAACTCAATTTTAATTGACTCAGGCCTGTCCTTTAAAAAACGACAAAAAATTATTGACAAATTAGCAGCTCAAATTATACTTGAAAGATTTTTACAAACACAAAATGGATATGAAAACTAA
- the pth gene encoding aminoacyl-tRNA hydrolase, producing the protein MKLIVGLGNPGEKYAQTKHNVGFWVLDLLAEKLGLTFDQKTENGVFCKTSDFILAKPTTYMNKSGDFVFELVQFYKINILDVIIVYDDMNFEIGQAIIRATGSAGGQRGMENIIEKCGTKDIKRLKIGISRAENSKEYVLSPFENQAKIKVKQVIDQAADILIFYLSNSFMTTVQKFNANKNKA; encoded by the coding sequence ATGAAACTAATTGTTGGACTTGGTAATCCAGGTGAAAAATACGCTCAAACAAAACATAATGTTGGATTTTGAGTTCTTGATTTATTAGCTGAAAAACTCGGATTGACCTTTGATCAAAAAACTGAAAATGGCGTTTTTTGTAAAACAAGTGATTTTATTCTTGCAAAACCAACAACATACATGAATAAATCAGGTGATTTTGTCTTTGAATTAGTCCAATTTTACAAAATTAATATTCTGGACGTGATAATTGTTTATGATGATATGAATTTTGAAATTGGCCAGGCAATAATTAGAGCAACTGGAAGCGCAGGCGGCCAGCGAGGTATGGAAAATATTATTGAAAAATGCGGTACTAAAGATATAAAAAGACTAAAAATTGGTATTTCGCGGGCCGAAAATTCTAAGGAATATGTGCTTAGTCCTTTTGAAAATCAGGCCAAAATTAAAGTTAAACAAGTTATTGACCAAGCTGCTGACATTCTTATTTTTTATTTATCAAATAGTTTTATGACTACGGTTCAAAAATTTAATGCTAACAAAAACAAAGCCTAA
- the tilS gene encoding tRNA lysidine(34) synthetase TilS encodes MLTKTKPKERFLIAVSGGSDSMFLLDKYKNKDIIVVHVNYNLRPQAIFETLLVSKFCQKYNIMLKILSFDSFSVSGNLQANLRKVRYEFFYRIYKHFKCTKLLVAHHWNDFVETIFLQKEQKKLVTFWGIRGQNFLFGMQISRPLLYFYTKKRILKSCKKRKIPYLDDDSNFTDKYRRNAIRFKLQKLSTFSLFFTFSVHFIANFFKLIELKKNYKTLEKWKKTEYHAYFFQKIRKKPEIIFLYLHQNFDNIKLSKGKINSIIDFISSKAPNGSFLIKKNNYIIKKKLKIYAKSSKI; translated from the coding sequence ATGCTAACAAAAACAAAGCCTAAAGAAAGATTTTTAATTGCAGTTTCTGGCGGCTCTGATTCAATGTTTTTGCTTGACAAATATAAAAATAAAGATATAATTGTTGTTCATGTCAATTATAATTTGAGGCCACAGGCCATTTTTGAAACTTTATTAGTTTCAAAATTTTGCCAAAAATATAATATAATGCTTAAAATTTTATCCTTTGATAGCTTTTCTGTTTCAGGAAATTTGCAAGCAAATTTAAGAAAGGTTCGTTACGAGTTTTTTTACCGAATTTATAAACATTTTAAATGCACAAAATTACTTGTTGCTCATCATTGAAATGATTTTGTTGAGACAATTTTTTTGCAAAAAGAGCAAAAAAAGCTAGTAACATTTTGAGGAATCCGCGGGCAAAATTTCCTTTTTGGAATGCAAATCTCAAGACCACTTTTGTATTTTTACACAAAAAAAAGAATTCTTAAAAGTTGTAAAAAAAGAAAAATCCCTTATCTTGATGATGATTCAAATTTTACAGACAAATATAGAAGGAACGCAATTCGCTTTAAATTGCAAAAATTAAGCACTTTTTCTTTATTTTTTACTTTTTCTGTTCATTTCATTGCAAATTTTTTTAAATTAATAGAACTAAAAAAAAATTATAAAACTCTTGAAAAGTGAAAAAAAACAGAATATCATGCTTATTTTTTCCAAAAAATTCGAAAAAAACCAGAAATTATCTTTTTATATTTGCACCAAAATTTTGACAATATTAAATTATCAAAGGGAAAAATCAATTCAATAATTGACTTTATTAGTTCAAAAGCACCCAATGGATCGTTTTTAATAAAAAAAAATAACTATATAATTAAAAAAAAACTAAAAATATACGCAAAATCTAGTAAAATTTAG
- the ftsH gene encoding ATP-dependent zinc metalloprotease FtsH translates to MQVKQKKKPSVGWIVLLIIVLGVITYFIYTQLQPSLTVKSLSHFEEQLIKNAKNTTDGNFFYSIIFDINAYRIRVVEATEGKIIAYSVIANPAVITKFQSGAAELSPLIKNQLQNSNITTYSELVSLAVKTIPSNYTNPGVATKALLNELYNLVGAQKPEDNVYLPSFTSADRPSTTFGQYILSFLPILLPALIIGFIIFRVNKNSQGGPGFFNPGKNQAIRIKSDKKYSDVAGNVEAKEEIAEFIDYLKNPGRYSSAGAKIPRGILLGGPPGTGKTLLAKATAGEANVPFFFISASNFVELYVGVGAKRVRELFRDARNDSPAIIFIDELDAIGRSRGSGIGGGNDEREQTLNQLLVEMDGMVENTGLLVIAATNRTDVLDPALLRPGRFDRSIIVGLPDVREREEILRLHAKGKRISKNVTLANIAKRTPGFSGAQLENVINEATLLSVREKTQVITSEQIDEAIDRVIGGPAKKNRVITEKERIMVAYHEAGHAVVGLKLRSGVKVQKITIVPRGNTGGYNLMLPEEEKYNSTKSELLATIAAFMGGRAAEEIKYGEQEISTGAGNDIEKATKIARKMVTELGMSSLGPIQYEQDQSSPFLGRDYIKNTSFSSKVGHEIDIEIRQIISNAYKQASETIKNNLDLLELIKDTLLEKETIVYEEIQQLAETLEPLPKSDPVQTSAVKPSDILSELLSVDPDPEDILDENLQQNSEQNSELNSGENPEKNSGQNPEQMLDQNSQENPEQNSEQTPGENSEENSDTTPKQD, encoded by the coding sequence ATGCAAGTAAAACAAAAAAAGAAGCCATCGGTCGGTTGAATTGTTCTTTTAATTATAGTTTTAGGGGTGATTACTTATTTTATATATACTCAATTACAACCTAGTCTTACTGTTAAAAGTTTATCTCATTTCGAAGAACAACTAATTAAAAATGCCAAAAACACAACCGATGGTAATTTCTTTTACTCAATTATTTTTGATATTAATGCTTATCGAATTCGTGTAGTTGAAGCTACTGAAGGTAAAATAATTGCTTATTCGGTAATAGCAAATCCTGCTGTTATTACAAAATTCCAATCTGGTGCTGCTGAACTTAGCCCATTGATTAAAAATCAACTGCAAAATTCAAATATTACAACATATTCAGAATTAGTTTCACTTGCAGTTAAAACAATTCCCTCAAATTATACAAATCCTGGAGTAGCAACAAAGGCTCTTCTTAATGAACTTTACAATTTAGTCGGTGCACAAAAACCCGAAGATAATGTCTATTTGCCTTCTTTTACTTCAGCCGATAGACCATCTACAACATTTGGTCAATATATTCTCTCATTTCTCCCTATACTTTTGCCAGCTTTAATAATTGGTTTTATTATTTTTCGTGTGAACAAAAATTCTCAAGGAGGTCCGGGTTTTTTCAATCCTGGAAAAAATCAAGCAATCCGTATTAAATCTGATAAAAAATACTCTGATGTTGCAGGAAATGTTGAGGCTAAAGAGGAAATTGCTGAATTTATCGACTACTTAAAAAATCCTGGGCGTTATTCTAGCGCTGGTGCAAAAATTCCACGCGGAATTTTGCTAGGAGGTCCTCCGGGAACTGGAAAAACATTACTTGCAAAAGCTACTGCTGGTGAAGCAAATGTGCCTTTTTTCTTCATTTCTGCATCTAACTTTGTGGAATTATATGTTGGTGTTGGAGCAAAAAGAGTACGTGAATTATTTAGAGATGCACGAAATGATTCTCCGGCAATAATTTTTATTGATGAGCTTGATGCAATTGGACGCTCCCGTGGTTCAGGAATTGGTGGGGGTAATGACGAAAGAGAGCAAACACTAAATCAACTTCTAGTTGAAATGGACGGTATGGTTGAAAATACCGGACTTTTAGTAATAGCAGCAACAAATAGAACTGACGTTCTTGATCCAGCCCTTTTACGTCCAGGTCGTTTTGACCGTTCAATAATTGTTGGTCTTCCTGACGTTAGAGAGCGTGAAGAAATTTTAAGATTGCATGCAAAAGGTAAAAGAATTTCTAAAAATGTCACACTTGCAAATATTGCCAAAAGAACTCCTGGATTTTCAGGTGCCCAATTAGAAAATGTTATAAATGAAGCAACACTTTTATCAGTTCGTGAAAAAACTCAAGTCATTACAAGTGAACAAATTGACGAGGCAATTGACCGAGTAATTGGTGGACCTGCCAAGAAAAATCGCGTAATAACTGAAAAAGAAAGAATAATGGTTGCTTATCACGAAGCTGGTCATGCCGTTGTTGGTTTAAAATTAAGATCCGGGGTAAAAGTTCAAAAAATTACAATTGTTCCCCGTGGAAATACCGGTGGTTATAATTTAATGCTTCCTGAAGAAGAAAAATATAACAGTACAAAATCAGAACTTTTAGCAACAATTGCGGCATTTATGGGTGGTCGGGCAGCTGAAGAAATAAAATATGGTGAGCAAGAAATTTCTACTGGTGCTGGTAATGATATTGAAAAAGCTACAAAAATTGCCCGTAAAATGGTTACCGAACTTGGAATGTCATCACTTGGTCCAATTCAGTATGAACAAGACCAATCATCGCCATTTTTAGGAAGAGATTATATAAAAAATACATCATTTTCTTCAAAAGTTGGTCATGAAATTGACATCGAAATTCGCCAAATTATTTCTAATGCTTACAAACAAGCTTCTGAAACAATTAAAAATAATTTAGATTTACTTGAATTAATCAAGGATACTTTATTAGAAAAAGAAACAATTGTTTATGAAGAAATTCAACAATTAGCTGAAACTCTTGAACCACTTCCAAAATCAGACCCAGTTCAAACTAGTGCTGTAAAACCTTCTGATATTTTGAGTGAACTTTTATCAGTAGATCCAGATCCTGAAGATATTTTAGATGAAAATCTTCAACAAAATTCAGAGCAAAATTCTGAACTAAATTCAGGCGAGAATCCTGAAAAAAATTCCGGCCAAAACCCTGAACAAATGTTAGATCAAAATTCACAAGAAAATCCTGAACAAAACTCAGAACAAACCCCTGGTGAAAATTCAGAAGAAAATTCTGACACTACTCCAAAACAAGACTAA
- the lysS gene encoding lysine--tRNA ligase, whose product MSKLNDQQQFRLEKLKNLQSKGFNYPKSVFLHDNLDEIIKKYQDKNHDFFVENQIKVAFAGRLIRQRSPFFIIYSQSLEFQVYANKDFQTQNQFTFSNLDLGDIVEISGYLFKTKTNQISLKAETFSILAKSLHPLPDQYYGIENADDKYRKRYLDLLVNEKSRQTFIIRSKIISLIRKFFDSQGFLEVDTPVLQPVLGGASAKPFVTFYNSLSQNFYLRIATELPLKKLLVGGINAVYEIGKIFRNEGFDTTHNPEFTSIEFYQAYSDLNKIMNQTENLIRFLFEELGLNQSEHWYGDNKIDFSQKFARYDMVQITSEKMNFDLKNADFSALVEEAKKHNIKIEPFFTKGHLINEFFEKFVEPTLINPTFITGHPIEISPLAKSDPNNRNFTLRAELFIATKEFANMFDELNDPIDQLGRFQAQINEKEKGNQEASEVDHEFIQALEYGMPPAAGCGIGIDRLVMLLTNNESIRSVILFPQLKSKKD is encoded by the coding sequence ATGTCAAAATTAAACGACCAACAACAATTTCGCCTTGAAAAACTTAAAAATTTACAATCCAAAGGATTTAATTACCCAAAATCAGTTTTCTTGCATGATAATTTGGATGAAATAATTAAAAAATATCAAGATAAAAACCATGACTTTTTTGTTGAAAATCAGATTAAAGTCGCTTTTGCAGGTCGTCTTATTCGCCAACGTTCCCCATTTTTCATTATTTATAGTCAATCATTAGAATTTCAAGTGTATGCAAACAAAGATTTTCAAACACAAAATCAGTTTACTTTTTCAAATTTAGACCTTGGCGACATAGTTGAAATTTCTGGATATTTATTTAAAACTAAAACAAATCAAATAAGTCTTAAAGCTGAAACTTTTTCAATTTTAGCAAAATCACTCCATCCATTACCTGATCAATATTATGGAATTGAAAATGCTGATGATAAATATCGTAAGCGCTATTTGGATTTATTAGTAAATGAAAAATCAAGACAAACTTTTATTATTAGAAGCAAAATCATCTCCTTAATTCGCAAGTTTTTTGACTCACAAGGATTTTTAGAAGTTGACACCCCTGTTTTGCAACCAGTTTTAGGTGGTGCTTCGGCTAAGCCGTTTGTAACATTTTATAATTCATTAAGCCAAAATTTTTACTTACGAATCGCAACTGAATTACCGCTAAAAAAATTATTAGTTGGTGGAATTAATGCTGTTTATGAAATAGGCAAAATTTTTCGTAATGAAGGTTTTGATACAACTCATAATCCCGAATTTACCTCAATTGAATTTTACCAAGCTTATTCAGATTTAAACAAGATAATGAATCAAACTGAAAATTTAATTCGCTTTTTGTTTGAAGAACTCGGATTAAATCAATCAGAACACTGATATGGAGATAATAAAATTGATTTTTCACAAAAATTTGCACGGTATGATATGGTTCAAATAACTTCGGAAAAAATGAATTTTGACCTTAAAAATGCAGATTTTTCAGCTTTAGTTGAGGAAGCTAAAAAACACAATATAAAAATTGAACCATTTTTTACAAAAGGTCATTTAATCAACGAATTTTTTGAAAAATTTGTTGAACCTACTTTAATAAATCCGACTTTTATTACCGGTCATCCCATTGAAATTTCACCCTTAGCAAAATCTGATCCTAATAATCGCAATTTTACGCTTAGAGCAGAACTCTTTATTGCTACAAAAGAATTTGCAAATATGTTTGACGAGTTGAATGATCCTATTGATCAATTAGGTCGCTTTCAAGCACAAATTAACGAAAAAGAAAAAGGAAATCAAGAAGCTTCAGAAGTTGACCACGAATTTATTCAAGCTCTTGAGTATGGAATGCCTCCAGCGGCAGGCTGCGGAATTGGGATAGATCGTCTTGTGATGTTATTAACAAATAATGAATCCATTCGGTCAGTTATTTTATTTCCACAACTTAAATCTAAAAAGGATTAA
- a CDS encoding HAD family hydrolase — MKLFFAFDLDGTLLRYDNTIHPENVKMLKKLYELGHILVVATGRGLSACIDLAKQYPYFHYLVSNNGTLIYDIKTKKTINKGTLKKSVALDLFKDCKDTNSICAFSTPHNLFEYSPHKNYDWLKNQHIMDLKHYTKLNDFEIIEIIQADPITQIAFRNDEKAIINLHKKWAEKLNNLYKVTITNRIFLDINPLNVDKSTAILELLEKNNISTKKLITFGDSSNDYGMIKLARYGFAMQDATPDLIEVASRKIGSCKSDTIARTIDILLENQDKLFSS; from the coding sequence ATGAAACTATTTTTTGCTTTTGATCTTGATGGAACATTATTGCGCTATGACAATACAATCCATCCTGAAAATGTTAAAATGCTCAAAAAACTCTATGAATTAGGGCATATTTTAGTTGTAGCAACTGGTCGAGGTTTGTCAGCTTGCATTGATTTAGCAAAACAATATCCATATTTTCATTATCTTGTTTCAAATAATGGCACTCTAATTTATGATATTAAAACCAAAAAAACAATAAACAAAGGCACACTTAAAAAATCAGTTGCACTTGATTTATTTAAAGATTGTAAAGATACTAATTCAATTTGTGCTTTTTCAACCCCACACAATCTTTTTGAATATTCTCCTCATAAAAATTATGATTGATTAAAAAATCAGCATATAATGGACCTAAAACACTATACAAAACTGAATGATTTTGAAATTATAGAAATTATTCAAGCAGATCCAATAACACAAATTGCCTTTCGGAATGATGAAAAAGCAATTATAAATCTTCATAAAAAATGAGCTGAAAAGCTAAATAATTTATATAAAGTAACAATAACAAACCGAATTTTTTTGGATATTAATCCTTTAAATGTGGATAAATCTACTGCAATTTTAGAATTACTAGAAAAAAATAACATAAGTACCAAAAAATTAATAACTTTTGGCGATAGTTCTAATGATTATGGAATGATAAAACTAGCTCGTTATGGTTTTGCAATGCAAGATGCAACTCCTGATTTAATTGAGGTAGCCTCAAGAAAAATTGGAAGCTGTAAATCTGACACAATCGCAAGAACTATCGATATTCTTTTAGAAAATCAAGACAAATTATTTTCTTCTTAA
- a CDS encoding N-acetylmannosamine-6-phosphate 2-epimerase, which produces MRLLKNSFIVSCQALEDEPLYGPKIMQKMMKAALLGGADGIRTSQIDNVKDFFELNQKVPLISLIKKTYPNSSVFITPTLTELKELMQFDNQIIAIDATLRKRPAENLDEIVDYFHKNRKKNQYLLADCADYEDVENAIRLKFDYVAPTLRGYTETTKKHNNIENNYEFLRWMVEKIHNTGIEVVAEGGFNEPQNVIDAFKIGAHSVVVGSMITRPYVITKFFVDKIRKEIN; this is translated from the coding sequence ATGCGTCTTTTAAAAAATAGTTTCATTGTCTCATGCCAAGCGCTCGAAGATGAGCCGCTTTATGGGCCAAAAATAATGCAAAAAATGATGAAAGCTGCACTTTTAGGCGGGGCTGATGGTATTAGAACTTCACAAATTGACAATGTTAAAGATTTTTTTGAACTAAACCAAAAAGTACCTTTGATTTCTTTAATTAAAAAAACTTACCCAAATTCAAGCGTTTTTATTACGCCGACTTTAACTGAACTCAAAGAATTAATGCAATTTGATAACCAAATAATTGCAATTGATGCAACTCTGCGCAAAAGGCCGGCAGAAAATCTTGATGAAATTGTTGATTATTTCCATAAAAATCGAAAAAAGAACCAATATTTACTTGCAGATTGTGCTGACTATGAAGATGTTGAAAATGCAATTAGATTAAAATTTGACTATGTTGCCCCAACTTTGCGCGGTTATACAGAAACAACAAAAAAGCACAATAATATTGAAAATAATTACGAATTTTTACGTTGAATGGTTGAAAAAATCCACAATACCGGCATAGAAGTTGTCGCTGAAGGTGGCTTTAATGAGCCTCAAAATGTAATTGACGCTTTTAAAATTGGCGCTCATTCAGTCGTTGTTGGTTCAATGATAACTAGACCTTATGTTATAACTAAATTTTTTGTTGACAAAATTCGCAAAGAAATTAACTAA
- a CDS encoding sodium:solute symporter family transporter gives MEENKSSFSTTDWIILAIYMLSMLLLGLFFWYQEKNNKQKSTDSYLVAKSIKVPSIVIALSIWATGLSSLTFLGLPGLAFKTGWMWSVGQVAIILISPVLIKWIIPFYRQITANTAYAYLESRYNYLIRALSGGLFAIFHIFRIAIVLYIPALTLSLFVDLDIYLIIGIMAIVVILNTFLGGFKGVLWTDAIQGLVLLLGIICILIFGLVQTDWSKGDIYQSIFNAGQWKISAASGGMFLLFLGKYVETIFSYTASQDIVQRYKTSRFISGTNKTIYINAILTLITIFVFYGVGSMLYSYFKSQGFDVDAKNAIDQIVGRQGAANNQLLSFFIIKVLPTGLSGLIIAAVFAASQSTISSSMNSLVNVIVSDFIQPIRKFRKKAPIKDRIMLIISKILITFFGIQGMLVAFLLAYSEQTNLFNLFLAVVGLFGVPIGAVFMLGILTRRTNSFGAVLGISVAFITALFLWIFTNKRLVPENLAIEFASEYVALISFFLTIIFGYVGSIIYTFFSKKEKNLTNLTIWTKTPEFDQLIALEKQIAKNDSKLQKVAKKVAKTVPNLMPKWYNILIFGHPNYRENETIQTNQEFSQIQKVQDEKLDQYEKIKEKLAKITN, from the coding sequence ATGGAAGAAAATAAATCAAGTTTTTCAACAACGGATTGAATTATTTTAGCAATTTATATGCTTTCGATGCTATTGCTTGGACTATTTTTTTGGTATCAAGAAAAAAATAATAAGCAAAAAAGCACTGATTCTTATTTAGTAGCCAAGTCAATTAAAGTTCCGTCAATTGTTATTGCTCTTTCGATTTGGGCTACCGGGCTTTCGTCCCTTACATTTTTAGGTCTCCCCGGACTTGCTTTTAAAACAGGATGAATGTGATCTGTCGGGCAAGTGGCAATAATTTTGATTAGTCCGGTTTTAATTAAATGAATTATCCCTTTTTATCGCCAAATTACTGCAAATACTGCATATGCTTATCTTGAGAGTCGTTATAATTATTTAATTCGGGCTTTAAGTGGTGGTTTATTTGCTATTTTTCACATTTTCCGGATTGCAATTGTTCTGTATATTCCGGCACTGACTTTGTCACTTTTTGTTGATTTAGACATTTATTTGATTATCGGAATTATGGCGATAGTCGTAATTTTAAACACTTTTTTAGGTGGTTTTAAAGGTGTTTTGTGAACTGATGCAATCCAAGGTCTTGTTTTACTTTTGGGAATTATTTGCATTTTGATTTTTGGATTAGTGCAAACTGACTGAAGTAAAGGTGATATTTATCAGTCAATTTTTAATGCCGGTCAATGAAAAATAAGTGCCGCTAGTGGTGGTATGTTCCTTCTTTTTTTAGGAAAATATGTTGAGACTATTTTCTCATATACAGCATCTCAAGACATCGTCCAAAGATATAAAACCTCAAGATTCATTTCCGGAACTAATAAAACTATCTATATTAACGCAATTTTAACTTTGATTACTATTTTTGTGTTTTATGGCGTTGGTTCAATGTTATATAGTTACTTTAAATCCCAAGGATTTGATGTTGATGCCAAAAATGCAATTGACCAAATTGTTGGTCGCCAAGGTGCAGCAAATAATCAACTTCTTTCATTTTTCATCATAAAAGTCTTACCGACCGGACTTTCTGGTTTGATTATTGCCGCAGTTTTTGCCGCAAGTCAATCAACAATTTCTTCTTCAATGAACTCACTTGTTAATGTTATTGTTAGTGACTTTATCCAACCAATTCGTAAATTCCGGAAAAAAGCACCTATAAAAGACCGAATAATGTTGATTATATCAAAAATTTTAATCACATTTTTCGGAATTCAAGGAATGTTAGTTGCTTTTCTTTTGGCATATTCAGAACAAACTAATTTATTTAACCTTTTCCTTGCAGTAGTTGGACTTTTTGGTGTGCCAATTGGTGCTGTTTTTATGTTAGGAATTCTAACTCGAAGAACAAATTCTTTTGGTGCCGTTCTTGGAATTAGTGTTGCTTTTATTACTGCTTTATTTTTATGAATCTTTACAAACAAAAGACTTGTTCCTGAAAATTTAGCAATTGAATTTGCTAGCGAATATGTAGCGCTAATTTCCTTTTTCCTTACAATTATTTTTGGCTATGTCGGTTCAATAATTTATACTTTCTTTAGTAAAAAAGAGAAAAATTTAACAAATTTAACAATTTGAACAAAAACACCTGAATTTGATCAGCTAATTGCCTTAGAAAAACAAATTGCAAAAAATGATTCTAAGTTACAAAAAGTTGCCAAAAAAGTTGCAAAAACTGTTCCAAATCTAATGCCAAAATGGTATAATATTCTAATTTTTGGACATCCTAATTATAGAGAAAATGAAACAATTCAAACAAATCAAGAATTTTCTCAAATTCAAAAAGTTCAAGACGAAAAATTAGACCAATATGAAAAAATAAAAGAAAAATTAGCAAAAATCACTAATTAA
- a CDS encoding N-acetylneuraminate lyase yields the protein MEKYHGFFPALISPFNEKGELMTKNLEDILDFLIDVQKVDGLYVTGSTGEFLLMSVEERQKIYEIVAKKAKNKVTLIAQIGSLNLDEAIQLGKKAKELGFDAISAITPFYYNFSFDEIKNYYEEIAKNVDLPMFIYYLPQLAGSKINIEQFGSILNLKNVIGCKFGSNDIFLFERLIKTYPEKIWMYAFDEAFGLAYLLGARGFIGSTYNTNAIKARKILDLAKKGDLLAFKNEIHTYNDYIQSLLEVGLMQTIKAIMQLYGVDAGYNRLPFKKICQKTLNQKALEIKEKFLD from the coding sequence ATGGAAAAATATCATGGATTTTTCCCCGCTTTAATAAGTCCTTTTAATGAAAAAGGCGAACTAATGACTAAAAATCTTGAGGATATTCTTGATTTTTTAATTGATGTCCAAAAAGTTGATGGTCTTTATGTCACTGGATCAACGGGCGAATTTTTGTTAATGTCTGTTGAAGAACGACAAAAAATTTATGAAATTGTAGCTAAAAAAGCAAAAAATAAAGTAACTTTAATTGCACAGATTGGAAGTTTAAATCTTGATGAGGCAATCCAACTAGGAAAAAAAGCTAAAGAACTTGGTTTTGATGCAATCAGCGCAATCACACCTTTTTATTATAATTTTTCTTTTGATGAAATCAAAAACTACTACGAAGAAATTGCAAAAAACGTTGATTTACCGATGTTTATTTATTACTTGCCTCAACTTGCAGGCTCAAAAATTAACATTGAACAATTTGGTAGCATTTTAAATCTTAAAAATGTTATTGGCTGCAAATTTGGGTCAAATGACATCTTTTTATTCGAAAGACTAATCAAAACTTATCCGGAAAAAATTTGAATGTATGCTTTTGATGAAGCTTTTGGACTCGCTTACCTTTTAGGGGCACGTGGATTTATCGGTTCAACTTATAATACAAACGCAATCAAGGCAAGAAAAATTCTTGATTTGGCAAAAAAAGGTGATTTACTAGCCTTTAAAAATGAAATTCACACTTATAATGACTATATTCAATCACTTTTAGAAGTTGGACTAATGCAAACAATCAAAGCAATTATGCAACTTTATGGTGTTGATGCTGGTTATAATCGCCTTCCATTTAAGAAAATTTGCCAAAAAACACTAAATCAAAAGGCACTTGAAATTAAAGAAAAATTTTTAGACTAA